GGGAGCAGTATAGTAATACTAAGCTTATTTAGAATGCTTTAATTGAGTAAGAAAAATGACTGTTAATAAAGACGCGATTAAAATCATTGCCTTTGATGCTGATGATACATTATGGGTAAATGAACCCTATTTTCAAAAAGCAGAACATGATTTCTGCGCACTGCTGGAGAACTATCTTCCGCAGCATGCAATTTCACAGGAACTATTTAAGACGGAAATGAACAACCTGTCGCTTTACGGATATGGCGTAAAAGGTTTTATTCTTTGTATGATAGAAACTGCCAGCCGTATTTCTGCTGGCCAACTGCCTTTGAGCACAGTAAACAAAATTATAGAAATTGGACAGTGTTTATTAAAAATGCCGATTGAATTATTGGATGGCATAGAGGATACTTTGGTACAACTTAGTGCACATTACAAATTGATTGTAGCGACGAAGGGCGATTTGTTGGATCAGGAGAGAAAGTTGAAGAATTCGCCTCTTCAAAAATATTTTCATCATGTTGAGATTATGAGTAACAAAAAAAGTGAGGATTATACGAAATTGTTAAGCAAAATTGACTGTCCGGTTGAGAATTTCATGATGATAGGAAATTCAATAAATTCCGATATTTTACCCGTTTTGGAAATTGGTGCACAGGCAATACATATTCCGTATCACGTAACGTGGTCCCATGAACAAGCAAGCAATGAAATAAAGCGGCGTAGTTTTCTACAGATAGACAGTTTAGATCAACTGCTACCAATCTTGCTTTAGTTAAAGATATAGATATCGCTAATCTCTGTTGTGAAATCACATTATTTTTAAATTGAAAGACACAATCAATATCGCCGCCATTCAATAGTTAAATTTCCTTTTCTAGATTGGTCGTTTTAATGTTTTCAAATAACCATCAAGATACTTCATTGTTATTTGAAAACATTATTAACCGGTCACATAGAAAAAATTAGAGACGTAATCATTTTCAATTTTTTCTTATTTTTTTTGAATCGGAATCCGTTAACAATAGATCCTCTAAAATTAAGAGATATCGTCGGTGTAGAAACGATCAAAGTAGGCAAGTCGGTTTTGAAGCGAGATTTAGAGGCCCTTTTAATTCTCATTAACGTAATCCTCCTATTTATGCCTTTTCCCTTTTTGGTGGTAGGGCACCTGTTGAACGAGGTTGTGTACAATCTCATTCCCTTTGGAAGATATGGGTGAATTAGCATACTGCAATGAAACAATATCTGTAGCGTCTACGTCTGGTAGGTTTTTAATCTGATTGTACCATTTAGGTGGAGAGGATAGATTGCTCTTTTCGTATTGATGTTCTTTCTCCGTATTGATATTTACAAATCGTTTTTTCCAGCGGCTGTAAATAAATGCAGCAACACCTGCTGCTGCAGTGATCATTAATCCAATTCGTGTATACATTGCTCTAATCTTTTATTAGTTGAACAGTTCCTCAATTCAAATTGTTCAAAAAACTTTAAATTGATGTTACCAGAGATGACACATCAAGATTGACATTATCCCGTCTTAAACCATAGAAATGAGTCAATGTAGGAGTTACACGGCTGAAATCGTACAGCAGATTTGCTGTATTTACTCAATTTTTGTATCATTGGGGAGATGATAACCAATGCAGCAGATTAAGTCTTTTTTATTCGCTTATCTCCAACTCTTTCTTTTCCTTTTCTTAGGGCAATCTTCAGTTTGGAGCCAGGTCAATACCTATGCGTTTAAAACCTTAACCTCTGATCAGGGCCTGGTCCATAATCATGTCAATTGTGCACTCAGGGATAAGTACAATTACCTCTGGTTTGGTACCGAATCTGGTCTGAGCCGATTTGATGGGACGCAATTCACAAATTTTCGCTATTCCGCCAATAAACGTACCGGCCTGAGTGGAAATGCAATTTCCGCAATCTTTGAGGGACCAGAAGGCAATGTATGGATTCGTACCAGCAACCGGATGAATGTGTATGATCAGCGCTCAGGTATTATCATCCAGCAGCTTGATTCCATACTGACCCGCTTAAAGTTGCCCGTCAAAGACGTACATACGATAAGACAGCTGGAAGGGCAGATCTTTGCACTATTGTATAGCGATCGTTCGCTGATCTTGTACGATAGTCTAAAGAAAACCTATCGTACTGTACCGTCGTTGACCAAAAACAACCGAATCGCTGATGTGATAGCTGGTCAAGGGCACACGATCTGGGTGATCTACGAAAATGGTCTGTTGGGCCACATCGATACCAAATCATTGCGAAGTACCAAAACCAGCCTATTGCCGATCAGCAATAAGCTGGTAAATTATAATCTATTTGCCGACCGGGAAGGTGCGATATGGGTTTTCTCAAAAGACATTCCAATTGGTGTATACTGGCTTGACCCGAAAGATGGCTCAATTCAACACCTCCAAAAAGAACTGTCCAATCCTTTTGTAGGCAATATCGTGCAAGATGATCAAGGGCACCTCTGGCTAGGAACTGACCATGGTGGGATCAATGTTTATGATAAAAAAACAAAAAGTGTGCAAATCATCGGTAACGATAAATATGATTTACGAAGCCTACCTTACAATAGCATAACGGCTTTATATCGGGATAAGTCAGGTATTATCTGGACGGGAACATACAAAGGCGGCATCAGTTATTATCATCCCAACTTGTTATTATTCTCCTTAGTCAAGAACTATCCTGGACTTCCCAAATCACTTCCCTTTGACGATGTCAATAAGTTTGTACAGGATCGAAAGGGTAATCTCTGGATTGGGACAAATGGTGGGGGATTGCTCTATTATGATCTCAGTCAGAAAACCTTTACGCAATACCTGCATGATCCTCAGGATCCCAACAGTTTGAGCAGCAACGTGATTGTTTCCTTATTGCTGGATGCGGAAGACAGGCTGTGGATAGGAACTTATCGAGGTGGTATGTGTCGATTTGACGGGAAAAGTTTTAAGGTTTTCCACCGTGACTCGGCTCCTGGAAAGTTGAATGACGATAGTGTATGGGAGATCTACGAGGATAGTCAACATCGATTTTGGATAGGAACCCTAAGTGCTGGCTTGTACCTGTTTGATAAACAGACAGAACAGTTTTCGAGAGCGTATACTCGGCAGGGACAAACCATTAACAGCAATTATATCTCTGTCTTGTTTGAAGATTCAAAAAAACGGCTCTGGATCGGCACAGCGACAGGTTTGGCATTGTTGGCTCCCGACGACAAGATTAGCTATATGAATACATCCAGTTCGCCCATGAAACTTATGAATGATCTGATTTATGATATTAAAGAGGACAAAACTGGTCGTATTTGGGTAGCAACACAAGAGGGCTTGCATGTAATCGACGGTACAAAAGTAAGCTATCTCACACAACAGGATGGACTCAGCGACGATGCGATCCTAGCGCTCTTGGTCGATAATCAAGGGGGAATCTGGGCTTCAACAAACAAAGGACTGTCGGCGATTGTCGGCAAAGGGCAGGCCGAGAAGTTCATCATCCGCAATTTTACACGGGAATCAGGCCTTCAGGGGAATGTATTCAATGAAAACGCCGCTTTAAAAATGCGGGACGGAAGACTTGTCTTTGGTGGCCCAAAGGGATTCAATTTTATCGACCCTAAGAAAATTAGCAGCGAAAGTGAACTGGTCTTACCGCTTTTGTCCAATCTTTATTTATTTAACAAGCGGATAGCCGTAGGTGAGGAATTTTCGGGCCGGGTCATTTACGATCAAGCCCTGAATAATCTTAAAGAACTGAGTCTTCCTTACAACCTCAATGCCATTTCGCTGGAGTTCTCTACCTTTGACTACCTGCAACAGCATAATGGACTCTACCAATATCAGCTTGCTGGTCTAAGTGATGAATGGTTTGATTTTGAACCGGCAACCTTGCGCGCCAATTTCACCAATCTAGACACCCGAAGCTACAATTTGTATATTCGGCACGCCATCGATTCGAATAGCTGGTCTGAGGGCGTGCTGCTCCTAACAATCGATATACAGCCACCTTTTTGGCGTTCGGCTTGGGCCTTTCTTTTCTATGCCAGCCTGGTACTGATCGTCCTATGGGCTTATTTTTATTTGACAAAACTACGTGTCAAGACGCGCAATCAACTCTACCTCGCCCAGGAACAGGCTGCACAGGCAAAGGAACTGGATGCGTTGAAAACACGTTTCTTTACCAATATAAGTCATGAATTCAGAACTCCGATCAGTTTGATTCTAACTCCGGCGCAGCAACTGCTGGATGAAGAGCAGCATCCAGAAAAAAAAGCCGACCTAAACTTAATCAAGAAGAATGCAGACCGTCTACTTAAATTGGTCAATCAGCTGCTGGACTTTAGAAAATTGGAGAAAAGTGAGCTTGAGCTGAACGAAGCGTATGGGGACCTCATGGGATTTATCCGCGAAATGCTTGATGCCTTTGCGGGGATAGCGCAAAGCAATCAGATCTCGCTGCAGGTCAATATCGCTCCAGACACCTATCTGTCCTGGTTTGACAAAAACAAATTGGAAAGCATTATTTTCAATCTGATGTCAAATGCGATCAAGTTTAGCCCGGTATCCGGCATTGTGGCATTCAATGCCGAAGTCACTGAACACGAAACAGGAAAGATGCTGCGTATTGAAGTTCAAAATCAGGGTACAGCGATTCCCGAAAACCTACAAGCCCGCGTATTTGAACGTTACATGCAACTGGATGTGCCCAATGGAAAACTGAATCAGGGTACGGGAATCGGGCTTTCTATTGTTAAAGACTATGTCGAATTCTTGGGCGGAACTATCGCGCTGAGCAGCAATGTGCACTGGACGATTTTTAAAGTTCAGCTACCCATACATAAGGCCGAAGCGAGTGTCGATCCTGTCGAAAGCAATAAGCAGGATAAACCCGCTATTTTATTGGTCGAAGATGATATCGACTTCCTCCATTACCTGGAGCGGAGCCTGAGTTCAGCCTACCTAATCCACGCTGTGCAAAGCATCAATGATGCAAAATTGATCCTAAGCAAGCAACAGGTCAATCTGATCATCACCGATCTCAGCCTCCCTGGAGAAAGCGGACTGGAATTTTGCCGGTTTATAAAGGCCCAGGCCAAGCTGGTCCATATCCCTGTGCTGATTGTAACGGCCGTAGTCAATCAGAAAATTGAACTGGAAGCCTTGGAGTCGGGTGCTACAGATTATATCAACAAGCCTTTTAATATTAACCTGCTACGTTCAAAATTAGCGCAGATACTCCATCAACAACAGACAATGGTAAAACGGTATAAAAAACAGATTAATGTTAATCTGGCGCAGCCCGATATCGTATCTGCTGATGAACAGTTTATCCGTATGCTGGTAAAGGAAATTGAACAGGATCTCAGCGACTCTTCGCTTTCTGTCGAACTGCTAGCCAAAAGAATGAACCTCACGCGCGTAGGGCTTTATAAAAAGGTGCTAGCCATCACAGGCTATTCACCGATGGAATACATCCGACATATTCGGCTCAAACGTGCCATGCATCTGGTTCAGAACTCGAAATTATCGATGGCTGAAATTGCTTATGAAGTAGGATTCGGAAATCCGAAACAATTCAGCAAATATTTTAAATCTGCATTTGGCAACTTGCCGTCTTTCTATCGAAAAAGCTTGTAAATAAAAGGTTTATAGGTAATATCGCCTGCGAGTATTCCCATACAAGTTAACAAAATAACCCCTAAAAGTTAACAAAACATACCCCTTATACAACCGGTTGCATTCTATATTTGATCTGTTCTTTCAATAGGAAAGGACGCGTAATAACCAAGGGAATATAATAACCAATAAATCTTATTTAAATGCGCAACTTAACGTACGCTTTAAGTGGTTTGATGCTCTTCGCAATCGTGCAGCAGGGATTTAGCCAAACCAATAAAGCTCATTATGAAAAAATGCCTTCCGGTATTAAGGTCAGCTTCAAAAATTCGGAGACCTCCATTGATCAGGATATTTATTTGGATGTCGTGACCGACAAGATTGTGCGTGTCACAGCTGTTCCGGCTGGTGCAGCCTTACCAGGACAAACAAGCTTAGTGATCGTCGATTCACTGCGCCGGCAAGTAAAATCGCTTGCGGTAAGCTCGACCGACTCGACGGTAAATGTACAAACGGCCAATATGCAGACAGTGGTTTCCTTGATAAATGGTAAAGTGGAATTTTTTGATCTTAAGGGGCAATCCATCTTTAAAGAAGCAAAGCGGAATTCAAGTTCTTTCTTAGCCAATAGTTATCAAGGTGATGCATTTTATCACATTAACCAAGACTTTATTGTCAATGCGGAAGAAGGGATCTATGGACTCGGCCAACATCAGAATGCGGTGATGAACTATAACCGCGGAAAACAGGTTTCGCTGCTGCAATATAATACCGAAATCGGAATCCCCTTTTTACTGTCCACCAATAACTATGGTATTTTATGGCACAATTACTCCATTACAAAAGCGGGCGACGTGCGGCCGTTATTGCCCCTAAATGCTTTTAAGCTGCAGTCAAAAGAAGGTGAACCGGGGTGGCTCACAGCAACCTATGTAAATCGGAACAAGGGCGAAGAGGTTTATCTATCCCGACCGGAATCAATCATTGACTATGGCTACCTAACAGATCAGCATAAGTTTCCAAAGGGCGTAAATCTGGCCGAAAGTAAGGTCATCTATGCCGGAAGCTTCTCTTCGCCCTACACAGGCAAACATGTGCTGCATTTTAAATATTCGGGTTATATGAAAGTCTGGATTGACGGGGAGCAGGTCGCCGACCGCTGGCGGCAATCCTGGAATGCAGGTACCTTTGAGATTGAAAGGGACCTGCAGAAAGATAAGATCCACCAGATCCGAATGGAATGGATACCTGATGGGGGCGAATCTTATTTTACCTTAAACTGGCAGAGCCCCATTCCAGAAGCGCGTAAAAACGTATTTTCCTTTAATTCAGAAGCTGGAGATGCCATTGATTATTACTTTGTACAGGGCGCATCAATGGATGAGGTCATTGCAGGTTATCGCCACTTGTCCGGCAAGGCACCGATTATGCCGCTTTGGAGCTTCGGATTTTGGCAGAGCAGGGAACGCTACAAGACGCAAGCGGAAATTGAAGCGGTCGCAGCTGAATTCCGTAAGCGCGAGATTCCGATCGACAATATTGTGCAGGATTGGTCTTACTGGACTGAAAATGACTGGGGGAGCCAGAAATTTGATGTAAAGCGTTTTCCAGATCCTCAGGCGATGGTGAAGAAGCTGCATGATCAGCACTTTAAGATCATGATTTCGGCCTGGCCCAAAATCAATGAAGAGTCATCGGTATACCAAGAATTTAAAGCAAACAAATGGATCTATCCGCGAAATATTTATGACGGCCGTAAAGATTGGATCGGAAAGGGCTATACCTCGACATTTTATGATCCTTTCAACAAAGCGGCACGCGACGGGTTCTGGAAATTGTTGGACAACAATCTTTTCAAAATTGGGATCGATGCCTGGTGGATGGATGCGAGTGAGCCAGATATTCACTCCAATATTGATCTGGACGAGCGTAAATCGGTCTTTCAGCCAGCTATAGGATCATCTGTTCGCTACTATAATGTGTTCCCTTTGCAAAATGCCAAGGGTATCTACGAGGGCCAGCGTGAAACAGATCCTAACAAACGGGTGTTTATTCTGACGCGATCCTTTTTTGCAGGGCAGCAGCGCTATGCGGCGGCTGCCTGGAGCGGCGATATTGCTTCGAGATGGCATGACATGAAAGATCAAATTGCCGGGGGCATCAATTTCTCGATGTCCGGTACACCTTATTGGACAATGGATGCAGGTGGCTTTTTGGTTGAAAACAGGTTTCACAAACCTGATGCGGCGGACTTGGAGGAGTGGCGCGAGCTGAATAGCCGCTGGTACCAATACGGGGCATTCTTGCCTTTATTCAGGGCGCATGGACAATATCCCTACCGCGAGCCGTATAATATCGCTCCTGTGGATCATCCGGCCTATAAAAGCATGATCTATGCGATCAATCTACGGTATAAATTACTGGCCTATAATTATAGTCTTGCCGCAAAGACTTTTTTTGATGACTATTCGATGATACGTGGACTTGCCATGGATTTCCCTCAGGACAAAGATGGATTCGACCGCAATGACCAATACCTTTGGGGACCATCTTTGCTCATCAGTCCTGTCACTGAAAAAGGTGCGAGCTCACGCAAGATACACTTTCCAAAAGGAACCAGCTGGTATGATCTATACAGTGGCAAGATGGTAGCAGGCGGGCAGGATCTGCTTATTGCAACACCATACGAACGTATTCCTGTTTATGTCAGAGCCGGAGCAATATTGCCCATTGGACCGGTCATGCAATATACTGCCGAGAAAAAGCCGGATGTACTGGATGTCTATGTCTATGCGGGAGCAAACGGTCATTTTTCACTCTATGAAGACGAAGGAAGCAACTATAATTATGAAAAAGGGAAATATAGTCGCATTGATTTCAGTTATGACAATTCGACAAAGACGCTGTCAGTGGCCAACCGTCAGGGTGATTTCGATGGCATGCTGACCAAAAGAAAGTTCAATTTCATTTTTGTCAGCGACAGCAACGCCGTTGGACTGGATGTTTCACCAGCAAAACCCACAGTGGTAACCTATGCCGGTAAAGCCTTGCAGGTCAAATTAAAATAATAAAAACCAATTTATAAATCAAGAGATATGATAAGCAAACAATTGTTGAGCAGGGGCATGGCCGTCGTTGTCATGACCAGCGTAACCTCTTTGGTCTGGGCACAATCCTTTACCGGATCGGTTGTTTCGGCTGATTCAGGACTGCCGATCGGGGGAGCGAGTATCAAAGTAAAGAATCAGAAGATTTCAACAAGCAGTGATGAATCGGGCAAGTTTGCACTGAAGGCCAGCACAGGGACAGTATTGATCGTTACCTACGTGGGGTACAAAACCGAAGAAATTACAGTGACTGGCCCCAATATGGTGATCCGCCTGCAGCCGCAAGCTTCCGATCTTGAAGAAGTGGTGGTTATCGGCTACGGTGTACAAAAGAAAAAACTGAATACAGGAGCCAACTTGAAGGTAGAGGGTGAAGAACTGCAGAAACGTAATCAATTAAACCCGCTGCAGTCGCTTCAGGGGCAAGCACCGGGTGTATCCATTACATCAACTTCCGGTCAGCCGGGAGCAGATATGAAGGTGGTCGTACGGGGGCTGGGAACAATTGGCAATTCAGGCCCCTTGTACGTCATCGATGGCGTTCCGGGAGGGGATATTTCGGTCTTAAATGCGGCCGATATCCAATCTATCGACGTATTGAAAGACGCGGCTTCGGCCGCCATCTATGGTTCGCAGGCTGCCAATGGGGTTATTCTGGTCACCACTAAAATGGGCGCTGCGGGAAAAAATGTGCTGTCGTTTGATGGCTATACAGGCATTCAGAACGTTTCGCGTAAAGCAAAATTGCTGGATGCAGATCAGTACAAGCTGATCATGAATGAGCAATCGCTGAATTCGGGGGCTGGGGTTATTGATTTTAACAGCATGGACGGTCTGGCCAATACCAATTGGATGGATTACATGTTTAAGGATAATGCAAAAATGGACAATTACAATGTTGCCCTGACTGGCGGCAATGAAAAATCCACCTACGCCTTATCGATGAACTATATTGGTCAGGAGGGGATTGTCGGTGGTAAAGATGTTTCCAACTATCAGCGTTATGGTTTCCGTACGAACTCGGAACATAAACTCTTCGATAACTTTGTGAAAATAGGTCAGCACCTTAACTTTAACTACATCAAAAATCGGGGCATCGGTGTAGGCAACCAGTACAATAATACCTTACGCGGTGCTTTTGCGACTTCGCCCTTGTCACCGGTGTACTCGGACAATGGCTTGTACGGAAGTCCTTTCAATGATACCTCCAATTCACCTTGGTACAATGGGGACAGCAATCCATATGGGGTGATGATGACCAATTCGAATAACGCCAATGATGGCCAAAAATTACTGGCGGATGTATTTGCGGAGATCGAGCCGATCAAAGGCTTGAAGGTCCGGTCATTGCTGGGATTCAACTATTATGCTTCAGAATACAGAAGTTTTACGCCCTTATTCCGCTTCTCCATCTACACCTACAACCAAGATCATACAACAACCTCACAGAACATGAGCAAAGG
The genomic region above belongs to Sphingobacterium zeae and contains:
- a CDS encoding glycoside hydrolase family 31 protein, producing the protein MRNLTYALSGLMLFAIVQQGFSQTNKAHYEKMPSGIKVSFKNSETSIDQDIYLDVVTDKIVRVTAVPAGAALPGQTSLVIVDSLRRQVKSLAVSSTDSTVNVQTANMQTVVSLINGKVEFFDLKGQSIFKEAKRNSSSFLANSYQGDAFYHINQDFIVNAEEGIYGLGQHQNAVMNYNRGKQVSLLQYNTEIGIPFLLSTNNYGILWHNYSITKAGDVRPLLPLNAFKLQSKEGEPGWLTATYVNRNKGEEVYLSRPESIIDYGYLTDQHKFPKGVNLAESKVIYAGSFSSPYTGKHVLHFKYSGYMKVWIDGEQVADRWRQSWNAGTFEIERDLQKDKIHQIRMEWIPDGGESYFTLNWQSPIPEARKNVFSFNSEAGDAIDYYFVQGASMDEVIAGYRHLSGKAPIMPLWSFGFWQSRERYKTQAEIEAVAAEFRKREIPIDNIVQDWSYWTENDWGSQKFDVKRFPDPQAMVKKLHDQHFKIMISAWPKINEESSVYQEFKANKWIYPRNIYDGRKDWIGKGYTSTFYDPFNKAARDGFWKLLDNNLFKIGIDAWWMDASEPDIHSNIDLDERKSVFQPAIGSSVRYYNVFPLQNAKGIYEGQRETDPNKRVFILTRSFFAGQQRYAAAAWSGDIASRWHDMKDQIAGGINFSMSGTPYWTMDAGGFLVENRFHKPDAADLEEWRELNSRWYQYGAFLPLFRAHGQYPYREPYNIAPVDHPAYKSMIYAINLRYKLLAYNYSLAAKTFFDDYSMIRGLAMDFPQDKDGFDRNDQYLWGPSLLISPVTEKGASSRKIHFPKGTSWYDLYSGKMVAGGQDLLIATPYERIPVYVRAGAILPIGPVMQYTAEKKPDVLDVYVYAGANGHFSLYEDEGSNYNYEKGKYSRIDFSYDNSTKTLSVANRQGDFDGMLTKRKFNFIFVSDSNAVGLDVSPAKPTVVTYAGKALQVKLK
- a CDS encoding HAD family hydrolase: MTVNKDAIKIIAFDADDTLWVNEPYFQKAEHDFCALLENYLPQHAISQELFKTEMNNLSLYGYGVKGFILCMIETASRISAGQLPLSTVNKIIEIGQCLLKMPIELLDGIEDTLVQLSAHYKLIVATKGDLLDQERKLKNSPLQKYFHHVEIMSNKKSEDYTKLLSKIDCPVENFMMIGNSINSDILPVLEIGAQAIHIPYHVTWSHEQASNEIKRRSFLQIDSLDQLLPILL
- a CDS encoding hybrid sensor histidine kinase/response regulator transcription factor is translated as MQQIKSFLFAYLQLFLFLFLGQSSVWSQVNTYAFKTLTSDQGLVHNHVNCALRDKYNYLWFGTESGLSRFDGTQFTNFRYSANKRTGLSGNAISAIFEGPEGNVWIRTSNRMNVYDQRSGIIIQQLDSILTRLKLPVKDVHTIRQLEGQIFALLYSDRSLILYDSLKKTYRTVPSLTKNNRIADVIAGQGHTIWVIYENGLLGHIDTKSLRSTKTSLLPISNKLVNYNLFADREGAIWVFSKDIPIGVYWLDPKDGSIQHLQKELSNPFVGNIVQDDQGHLWLGTDHGGINVYDKKTKSVQIIGNDKYDLRSLPYNSITALYRDKSGIIWTGTYKGGISYYHPNLLLFSLVKNYPGLPKSLPFDDVNKFVQDRKGNLWIGTNGGGLLYYDLSQKTFTQYLHDPQDPNSLSSNVIVSLLLDAEDRLWIGTYRGGMCRFDGKSFKVFHRDSAPGKLNDDSVWEIYEDSQHRFWIGTLSAGLYLFDKQTEQFSRAYTRQGQTINSNYISVLFEDSKKRLWIGTATGLALLAPDDKISYMNTSSSPMKLMNDLIYDIKEDKTGRIWVATQEGLHVIDGTKVSYLTQQDGLSDDAILALLVDNQGGIWASTNKGLSAIVGKGQAEKFIIRNFTRESGLQGNVFNENAALKMRDGRLVFGGPKGFNFIDPKKISSESELVLPLLSNLYLFNKRIAVGEEFSGRVIYDQALNNLKELSLPYNLNAISLEFSTFDYLQQHNGLYQYQLAGLSDEWFDFEPATLRANFTNLDTRSYNLYIRHAIDSNSWSEGVLLLTIDIQPPFWRSAWAFLFYASLVLIVLWAYFYLTKLRVKTRNQLYLAQEQAAQAKELDALKTRFFTNISHEFRTPISLILTPAQQLLDEEQHPEKKADLNLIKKNADRLLKLVNQLLDFRKLEKSELELNEAYGDLMGFIREMLDAFAGIAQSNQISLQVNIAPDTYLSWFDKNKLESIIFNLMSNAIKFSPVSGIVAFNAEVTEHETGKMLRIEVQNQGTAIPENLQARVFERYMQLDVPNGKLNQGTGIGLSIVKDYVEFLGGTIALSSNVHWTIFKVQLPIHKAEASVDPVESNKQDKPAILLVEDDIDFLHYLERSLSSAYLIHAVQSINDAKLILSKQQVNLIITDLSLPGESGLEFCRFIKAQAKLVHIPVLIVTAVVNQKIELEALESGATDYINKPFNINLLRSKLAQILHQQQTMVKRYKKQINVNLAQPDIVSADEQFIRMLVKEIEQDLSDSSLSVELLAKRMNLTRVGLYKKVLAITGYSPMEYIRHIRLKRAMHLVQNSKLSMAEIAYEVGFGNPKQFSKYFKSAFGNLPSFYRKSL